A genome region from Campylobacter concisus includes the following:
- a CDS encoding DegT/DnrJ/EryC1/StrS family aminotransferase, with protein sequence MREIPFYRPTITERESELIEEALHSENTTNIVARFEEKLKEYFGAKFVVTTNNIAAAHHLALSALDTKRGDKVICSINAFPSIAQAVRHFDAEPIFVDVDEEDFNICPDALEKVLKEQNHKKLKCAFISHIAGQSARMDEITAVCEKYGVKILDDANRGMGLTYNGKKVGSDSFLSCFQTHSRVQNPISTVGFFTTNDEEIYKRAKLLRNYALVNGIDKFGSLSYIYDVVDIGLKYDINSINAAFSIAQLERTDKLIQRRQEIAKIYDKELGECHNITIPVKKREHIYTQYIIKINKNRDGFARELLEHGIHTSLHYIPIHLLSYYKNKYSLKVNDFPNALKNYQQVLSLPIYHSLSDEEVQYICNKVKEISKTRV encoded by the coding sequence ATGAGAGAGATTCCGTTTTATAGACCAACTATCACTGAGCGTGAAAGTGAGCTTATTGAAGAGGCTTTGCACTCTGAAAATACTACTAATATCGTTGCTAGATTTGAAGAAAAGTTAAAAGAGTATTTTGGTGCAAAATTTGTAGTTACCACAAATAATATTGCAGCCGCACATCACTTGGCACTAAGCGCGCTTGACACTAAACGCGGAGATAAGGTCATTTGCTCCATAAATGCCTTTCCTAGTATTGCACAAGCTGTTAGACATTTTGATGCTGAACCTATTTTTGTGGATGTTGATGAAGAAGATTTTAACATCTGCCCAGATGCCCTTGAGAAAGTACTAAAAGAACAAAATCACAAAAAATTAAAATGTGCTTTTATCTCTCATATCGCAGGTCAAAGTGCTAGGATGGATGAGATAACGGCGGTTTGTGAGAAATACGGCGTAAAAATTTTAGATGATGCAAATCGCGGTATGGGCTTAACATACAATGGCAAAAAAGTTGGCTCAGACTCCTTTTTATCATGCTTTCAAACACATTCGCGTGTGCAAAATCCTATATCAACGGTTGGATTTTTTACGACAAATGATGAGGAAATTTATAAAAGAGCAAAACTACTTCGCAACTATGCTCTTGTAAATGGCATTGATAAATTCGGTAGCTTGAGTTATATTTATGATGTCGTTGATATTGGCTTAAAGTATGATATAAACTCGATAAATGCAGCATTTTCTATTGCGCAGCTAGAAAGAACAGATAAGCTCATACAAAGAAGACAAGAGATCGCAAAAATTTATGATAAAGAGCTTGGCGAGTGCCACAATATAACAATCCCTGTTAAAAAACGTGAGCATATTTACACTCAGTATATTATTAAGATAAACAAAAATCGTGACGGCTTTGCCAGAGAGCTTTTAGAGCATGGCATTCACACATCATTGCACTACATACCGATACATTTACTAAGCTATTACAAAAACAAATATTCGCTTAAAGTAAATGATTTTCCAAATGCTTTAAAAAATTATCAGCAAGTGTTGTCATTGCCTATTTATCATAGTTTGAGTGATGAAGAGGTGCAATACATCTGCAACAAAGTAAAAGAAATTTCTAAAACTCGTGTTTAA
- a CDS encoding NAD+ synthase, whose amino-acid sequence MKEYQKIEETLVLSLKDKTKDKNLLLGVSGGIDSAVVATLCARAKPNETHALIMPTASSNRQNMDDALNLCEKLNIKYKVLSIEGILNAFYETIDVNLSNLRKGNLAARVRMSLLYDYSSSINALVIGTSNKSELMLGYGTIFGDLACAINPIGELYKSEIFEFAKHLGVDKNFIDKAPSADLWDGQSDEGDIGYSYAVIDEILENLENNKEQVIKKFGLKAVSDIENRVVSNRFKRQMPLIVKI is encoded by the coding sequence ATGAAGGAGTATCAAAAGATCGAAGAAACTTTAGTTTTAAGCTTAAAAGATAAAACTAAAGATAAAAATTTGTTGTTGGGTGTTAGTGGAGGTATTGATTCTGCTGTAGTAGCGACTTTGTGTGCAAGAGCAAAACCAAATGAAACTCATGCACTCATCATGCCAACAGCATCATCAAACAGACAAAATATGGACGATGCCTTAAATTTATGCGAAAAATTAAACATAAAATATAAGGTTTTATCCATAGAGGGCATTTTAAATGCCTTTTACGAAACGATAGATGTAAATTTAAGCAATTTAAGAAAAGGGAATTTAGCAGCTAGAGTTAGAATGAGCTTGCTTTATGATTATTCATCTAGTATAAACGCTCTAGTTATCGGAACAAGCAACAAAAGTGAGCTTATGCTTGGATACGGTACGATATTTGGGGATTTAGCATGTGCAATAAATCCTATCGGAGAGCTTTACAAAAGTGAAATTTTTGAATTTGCAAAACATCTTGGGGTTGATAAAAATTTTATTGACAAAGCACCTTCGGCTGATTTGTGGGATGGACAAAGTGACGAAGGCGACATAGGTTACAGTTATGCTGTTATTGATGAGATTTTAGAAAATTTAGAAAATAACAAGGAGCAAGTCATCAAAAAGTTCGGATTAAAAGCAGTATCGGATATAGAAAATAGAGTTGTTTCAAACAGGTTTAAACGACAAATGCCGTTGATAGTGAAAATTTAA
- a CDS encoding MBL fold metallo-hydrolase, translating to MRVMHKSFGDFGTNCYIVTKDNSSLVIDPGDGAKEWVLQNAKNLKAILCTHGHFDHIFDAGKLKDELEIPVYINKFDAFMCESDIFGYMKSTFTPDVLIDNDENFNIDDFCIKFHHFPGHTPGCSMIEIDDMMFSGDFLFRGSIGRWDFPFSDKNKMLKSLEKCKNLKGNFTLYPGHGEGSTLKAEQNNIDCWIDIVKNS from the coding sequence ATGAGAGTAATGCACAAAAGTTTTGGAGATTTTGGCACTAATTGTTACATAGTTACAAAAGATAACTCATCTTTAGTGATAGATCCAGGAGACGGGGCAAAAGAATGGGTTTTACAAAATGCTAAAAATTTAAAAGCCATCCTTTGCACTCACGGGCATTTTGATCATATTTTTGATGCTGGTAAATTAAAAGATGAGCTAGAAATTCCAGTTTATATTAACAAATTTGATGCTTTCATGTGTGAGAGTGATATTTTTGGTTATATGAAAAGTACTTTTACTCCGGATGTTTTGATTGATAATGATGAGAATTTTAACATTGATGATTTTTGCATCAAATTTCATCATTTTCCAGGACATACACCAGGCTGCTCGATGATAGAGATAGATGACATGATGTTTAGTGGGGATTTTTTATTTAGAGGAAGCATAGGACGCTGGGATTTTCCTTTTTCAGATAAAAATAAAATGTTAAAAAGTCTAGAAAAGTGTAAAAATTTAAAAGGTAACTTCACGCTTTATCCGGGACACGGGGAAGGCAGTACACTAAAGGCCGAGCAAAACAATATTGATTGTTGGATAGATATAGTAAAAAATAGCTAA
- a CDS encoding major outer membrane protein, with protein sequence MKLTKVSLAALVALGAFSSVASATPLEEAIKNVDLSGFARYRYTNDSTKKTTADTVKGNSAGHAFRMETAFKAAIDDNFFGVLRLRYSATDDSGDKVATGTDKTNTTNSFGVYEMYLGYKVSNTTITAGKQLIKTFYDDGDIAATGLKVVSTDVSGLTLTAAAYDAIENNSDEVDGPFLKEVTDGTKFHDAPANLYYLGAVGSYDPVSFKVAIANLQEIATLYGAEAAFSFNVTDDINLNLKGQYVYSDSDHKKVADADFWAVQAGTKLFGAKFNAGYLEFDAKNKDNDARNSGKIAFTSIDANGQLINPAKILNSVMSGGGKQYYNNIKGDNDYWFVNAGYDIDKFGLGAGYTQGKGTSYALDKERAKRNEWYTQASYKYSKKLNFLTWYAAAKDKKDGESFKQNRIRFEAKYSF encoded by the coding sequence ATGAAACTTACAAAAGTTAGCTTAGCTGCTTTGGTTGCTTTAGGTGCATTTTCAAGCGTTGCAAGTGCAACTCCACTTGAAGAAGCTATAAAAAATGTAGATCTTTCAGGATTTGCAAGATATCGTTATACAAATGATAGTACTAAGAAAACTACAGCTGATACTGTAAAGGGTAATAGTGCTGGTCATGCGTTTAGAATGGAGACAGCATTTAAAGCTGCGATAGACGATAACTTCTTTGGTGTTTTAAGACTAAGATATTCTGCCACTGATGATTCAGGCGATAAAGTAGCAACTGGTACAGATAAAACAAATACAACAAATTCTTTTGGTGTATATGAGATGTATCTAGGATACAAAGTATCTAACACTACTATTACAGCTGGTAAACAACTTATCAAAACTTTCTATGATGATGGTGATATAGCAGCTACTGGTCTAAAAGTGGTAAGTACAGATGTATCTGGTCTTACTTTAACAGCTGCTGCTTATGATGCCATAGAAAACAATAGTGATGAAGTAGATGGACCTTTCCTAAAAGAAGTAACGGATGGTACAAAATTCCATGACGCTCCTGCTAACCTTTATTATCTAGGTGCTGTTGGTAGCTATGATCCAGTATCATTTAAGGTGGCTATTGCAAATCTACAAGAAATTGCAACACTTTATGGTGCTGAAGCAGCATTTAGTTTTAATGTAACTGACGATATAAATCTAAACCTAAAAGGTCAATATGTTTATAGCGATTCAGATCACAAAAAAGTAGCTGATGCTGATTTTTGGGCTGTTCAAGCTGGAACGAAACTATTTGGTGCTAAATTTAATGCTGGCTACTTAGAATTTGACGCTAAAAATAAAGATAATGATGCTAGAAATAGTGGTAAAATCGCATTTACATCAATCGATGCAAATGGTCAGCTAATCAACCCAGCTAAAATACTAAATAGCGTAATGAGTGGTGGTGGCAAACAATACTACAATAATATCAAAGGTGACAACGATTACTGGTTTGTTAATGCTGGATATGACATAGATAAATTTGGTCTTGGTGCTGGCTATACTCAAGGTAAAGGCACAAGCTATGCTCTTGATAAAGAGAGAGCAAAAAGAAATGAGTGGTATACACAAGCTAGCTATAAATATAGCAAAAAGCTTAATTTCTTAACTTGGTATGCAGCTGCTAAAGATAAAAAAGATGGTGAAAGCTTTAAACAAAATCGTATAAGATTTGAAGCAAAATATAGCTTCTAA
- a CDS encoding thioesterase translates to MAEENIYDTKDESQIILPEDENPLRNEIKTAPLTKLNFSGTAFLLEKNHAKTRFFTTDDMVCDTEGLIHSGFIFMGANHAALLAINEEFCVSIGARINFFGPLKLGDVVEFDAQARFEESRKREVKVLGYVKDIKIFEGVFQLVTLEEHIFLAQQKNIQKEAAIRQKKEREEAKANS, encoded by the coding sequence ATGGCAGAAGAAAATATCTATGATACAAAAGATGAATCGCAAATAATCTTACCAGAAGATGAAAATCCATTAAGAAACGAGATCAAAACCGCTCCACTTACAAAGCTAAATTTTAGTGGAACGGCATTTTTACTTGAAAAAAATCACGCAAAGACTAGATTTTTTACTACGGATGATATGGTGTGCGATACTGAGGGGCTTATTCATAGCGGATTTATTTTTATGGGCGCAAATCATGCTGCCCTTTTAGCTATTAATGAAGAATTTTGCGTTAGTATCGGGGCTAGGATAAATTTCTTTGGACCGCTAAAGCTTGGCGATGTAGTGGAATTTGACGCTCAAGCAAGATTTGAAGAGAGTAGAAAAAGAGAAGTGAAAGTGCTTGGATACGTTAAAGATATAAAAATTTTTGAAGGAGTATTTCAACTTGTCACACTTGAAGAGCATATCTTCTTGGCTCAACAAAAAAATATCCAAAAAGAAGCTGCTATAAGGCAGAAAAAAGAACGAGAAGAAGCTAAGGCTAATAGCTAA
- the cmoB gene encoding tRNA 5-methoxyuridine(34)/uridine 5-oxyacetic acid(34) synthase CmoB — MDLSKFNEQQKQIYNRIENLANFDCELELKDSVNVKFKNLNKAGKYEIYDLALSLKPWRKGPFLLDDIYIDSEWQSFIKFNILAPHLNLAGKSVADVGCNNGYYMFKMLEYDPKSITGFDPSVHTYLQFAFLNKFIRSNIAYEILGVESLPEYAAKFDIIFCLGVIYHRSDPIKMLKELKMALNPGGELFLDTMYIDMDGDFALSPKDRYSKIPNIYFVPTLSALQNWCERAKFKDFTLLETKVTDLNEQRKTQWIDGESLGNFLDSNDSTKTIEGYPAPKRAYVRVKI, encoded by the coding sequence GTGGATCTTAGTAAATTTAATGAGCAGCAAAAGCAAATTTATAATAGGATAGAAAATTTAGCAAATTTTGACTGCGAGCTTGAGCTAAAAGATAGTGTAAATGTGAAATTTAAAAATTTAAATAAAGCCGGAAAATATGAAATTTATGATCTGGCCCTTAGCCTAAAGCCTTGGAGAAAAGGGCCATTTTTACTTGATGATATATATATAGATAGCGAGTGGCAAAGTTTTATTAAATTTAATATCCTTGCCCCACACCTAAATTTAGCTGGAAAAAGCGTGGCTGATGTTGGTTGCAATAACGGCTATTATATGTTTAAGATGCTTGAGTACGATCCAAAAAGCATAACTGGCTTTGATCCTAGTGTGCATACATATTTGCAGTTTGCTTTTTTAAATAAATTTATCCGCTCAAATATCGCTTACGAGATTCTTGGGGTAGAGAGCTTGCCTGAATACGCAGCGAAATTTGACATCATTTTTTGCCTTGGCGTGATATATCACAGAAGCGATCCTATTAAGATGTTAAAAGAGCTAAAAATGGCTTTGAATCCTGGAGGCGAGCTATTTTTGGATACTATGTATATTGACATGGATGGCGATTTTGCGCTGAGCCCAAAAGATAGATACTCAAAAATTCCAAATATCTACTTTGTACCGACTCTCTCGGCATTGCAAAACTGGTGCGAGAGGGCTAAATTTAAAGATTTTACCCTACTCGAGACAAAGGTGACTGATCTAAATGAGCAGCGAAAAACGCAGTGGATAGACGGCGAGAGTCTTGGAAATTTCTTAGATTCAAATGACAGTACAAAAACAATCGAGGGCTATCCAGCCCCAAAAAGAGCATATGTTAGAGTTAAAATTTAA
- a CDS encoding transglutaminase-like domain-containing protein produces MQRRDFFKFSSLLGAASLLPNVSLASDEPANLVVRNFDVNFKHQLLEKGKSSKIWLPLPLSTTYQQLTQDYVINTTAKNIYISDTLIPTMYADFEENEPRPILNVQFKIQTTERNTDFSKVNYDPNEKVDPAVLEFLKPTSHIPTDGVVRAKALEIIGDTKGDLERAKAIYTWVANTMQRDNSVLGCGTGDVRAILESGKLVGKCTDINSVFVGLCRSVGIPAREIFGIRVGQSRFSDQMGSAKDGVAKISGGQHCRAEFYLKGYGWIPVDPADVTKVRLGEKLTNDDAKIVAVRDFCFGNWEMCWIGFNYGRDFILKPTPEQTPLNNFGYPYAEVDSNTQNYYSPKEFSYDYVSTELK; encoded by the coding sequence ATGCAAAGAAGAGATTTTTTTAAATTCAGTAGTCTTTTAGGTGCAGCGAGTCTGCTTCCAAATGTTAGTTTAGCTAGCGATGAGCCAGCAAATCTAGTTGTTAGAAATTTCGATGTAAATTTCAAACACCAGCTGCTCGAAAAAGGCAAAAGCTCAAAAATTTGGCTACCCCTTCCACTAAGCACCACTTATCAGCAACTAACCCAAGACTACGTCATAAACACAACCGCTAAAAACATCTATATTTCAGATACGCTAATACCTACAATGTATGCTGATTTTGAAGAAAACGAGCCAAGACCTATCTTAAATGTGCAGTTTAAAATTCAAACAACAGAGCGTAATACTGACTTTAGCAAGGTAAATTACGATCCAAACGAGAAGGTTGATCCTGCTGTTTTGGAATTTTTAAAACCAACTTCACACATCCCAACTGACGGCGTCGTAAGAGCAAAAGCGCTAGAGATTATCGGCGATACTAAAGGCGATTTGGAGCGTGCAAAGGCTATTTATACTTGGGTTGCAAACACTATGCAGCGTGATAACAGTGTCCTTGGATGTGGCACGGGCGATGTTAGAGCGATCCTGGAAAGTGGCAAGCTAGTTGGTAAATGCACCGATATAAACTCAGTTTTTGTGGGACTTTGCAGATCAGTTGGCATCCCAGCAAGAGAAATTTTTGGCATTAGAGTTGGTCAGTCTAGATTTTCAGATCAAATGGGTAGCGCAAAAGATGGCGTAGCTAAAATTTCAGGCGGACAGCACTGCAGGGCTGAGTTTTACTTAAAAGGCTATGGTTGGATACCAGTTGATCCAGCAGACGTCACAAAGGTTAGACTTGGTGAGAAATTAACAAACGACGATGCTAAGATCGTAGCTGTTAGAGACTTTTGCTTTGGCAACTGGGAGATGTGCTGGATAGGCTTTAACTATGGCCGCGACTTTATCTTAAAACCAACTCCAGAGCAAACTCCGCTAAACAACTTTGGCTATCCATACGCTGAGGTTGATAGCAACACACAAAACTACTATTCGCCAAAAGAATTTAGCTACGACTACGTCTCAACAGAGCTAAAATGA
- a CDS encoding aryl sulfotransferase — protein MRAFWLILTSIGSAIGATLCCLPALLFLLFGTSFSFLSWTQNLYEYRVPLSVVAVICFVISGIALFYKPKSCNLSYKKKKWIIIYILFGVILLLLLTYPELLGEIYA, from the coding sequence ATGAGAGCCTTTTGGCTGATACTAACATCCATAGGTAGCGCCATCGGTGCTACCTTGTGCTGCTTGCCGGCACTTCTTTTCTTGCTTTTTGGCACTTCTTTTTCATTTCTATCTTGGACACAAAATTTATACGAGTACCGCGTCCCTTTAAGCGTCGTGGCGGTCATTTGCTTTGTGATTTCAGGCATTGCTCTATTTTACAAGCCAAAAAGCTGCAACCTAAGCTACAAAAAGAAAAAATGGATAATTATATATATACTTTTTGGAGTAATTTTGCTTTTACTCCTTACATACCCAGAGCTTTTAGGAGAAATTTATGCATAA
- a CDS encoding heavy-metal-associated domain-containing protein encodes MHKILVLALLVAASYADKKIEISVPSMHCPLCTAIVRKATLSVDGVKKADVSLKERKAVVIADDKLDEKELLKAVDATGYKGEIK; translated from the coding sequence ATGCATAAAATTTTAGTTTTAGCCCTTTTAGTAGCAGCAAGCTATGCTGATAAAAAGATAGAAATCTCTGTACCCAGCATGCACTGTCCGCTTTGCACGGCAATAGTAAGAAAGGCTACTCTTAGCGTTGATGGCGTAAAAAAGGCAGATGTATCGCTAAAAGAGCGAAAAGCTGTCGTTATAGCAGATGATAAGCTCGATGAAAAAGAGCTTTTAAAAGCAGTCGATGCGACTGGCTATAAGGGCGAGATAAAATAA
- a CDS encoding M28 family peptidase produces the protein MSNSEILKKFETLAAIPHCSYETDKMRDFLASYAKDKGCEVTVDKFGNIHAFKGKPKICLQSHYDMVCMGDAPKIEIVYGDDGYMRAKKSSLGADNGIGVAIMMQMISEFDDIECLFTNNEEVGMIGATGFSGELKANKLLNLDSEEDDRVTIGCAGGVNLFATIALNSKKTKESTLYEVKVSGLPGGHSGNEIHKNIPNAIKVLAAFVTKNGCKLVKFEGGERSNSIPSGATALILSDKELKSECENLSVKKLGTGDEILENGEKILALINSFSQGVRAYNCELGIPQDSVNLSLAKIKDDGTLEVEFFARSMSKDGLNRMEFEISELAKTLGFNVISKDRNPAWKPINDQFANDILEELKIYKPNARITAVHAGLECGVLLEKKAGLSACSIGPNIHSPHSTRECCEVESALFIEKVVRGIVKKYNS, from the coding sequence ATGTCAAATAGTGAAATTTTAAAGAAATTTGAGACACTTGCTGCGATACCACACTGCAGTTATGAGACTGATAAGATGCGTGATTTTCTAGCTAGCTATGCAAAAGATAAGGGCTGTGAGGTTACAGTCGATAAATTTGGCAACATTCATGCGTTTAAAGGTAAGCCAAAAATTTGCTTGCAAAGCCACTACGATATGGTCTGCATGGGCGATGCTCCAAAGATCGAAATAGTTTACGGTGATGATGGCTACATGAGGGCTAAAAAATCATCTTTAGGTGCCGATAACGGCATCGGCGTGGCTATCATGATGCAGATGATAAGCGAATTTGACGACATTGAGTGCCTCTTTACAAACAACGAAGAAGTCGGCATGATCGGAGCCACTGGCTTTAGTGGCGAGTTAAAAGCCAATAAACTTTTAAATTTAGACAGCGAAGAAGACGACCGCGTCACTATCGGCTGTGCTGGCGGTGTAAATTTATTTGCTACTATTGCGCTTAATAGCAAAAAGACAAAAGAGAGCACGCTTTATGAGGTAAAAGTAAGCGGCCTACCTGGCGGACACTCTGGCAACGAGATACATAAAAATATCCCAAATGCGATCAAGGTTTTGGCGGCATTTGTGACAAAAAATGGCTGCAAGCTTGTTAAATTTGAAGGTGGCGAGCGAAGCAACTCTATCCCAAGCGGCGCAACTGCGCTAATTTTAAGCGATAAAGAACTAAAAAGCGAGTGTGAGAATTTAAGCGTGAAAAAGCTTGGCACTGGAGATGAAATTTTAGAAAACGGCGAGAAAATTTTAGCACTTATTAACTCATTTTCACAAGGTGTAAGAGCCTATAACTGCGAGCTAGGCATACCACAAGATAGTGTCAATCTCTCACTTGCAAAGATCAAAGATGATGGCACACTTGAAGTGGAGTTTTTTGCAAGATCAATGAGTAAAGATGGGCTAAATAGAATGGAATTTGAAATTTCAGAGCTTGCAAAAACGCTTGGCTTTAACGTCATAAGCAAAGATAGAAATCCAGCATGGAAGCCTATAAATGATCAATTTGCAAACGACATCCTAGAAGAGCTAAAAATTTATAAGCCAAATGCAAGGATAACAGCTGTGCATGCTGGACTTGAATGTGGCGTGCTTTTGGAGAAAAAAGCGGGTCTTAGTGCTTGCTCAATAGGGCCAAACATCCATTCACCTCACTCAACAAGAGAATGCTGCGAGGTTGAATCTGCGCTTTTTATAGAAAAAGTCGTTCGCGGTATCGTTAAAAAATATAACTCATAA
- a CDS encoding dihydroorotase: protein MKIAIINGTIVNSDEKFKANILIENGKIAKIGSEKFEAEKVIDATNKLVMPGLIDMHVHFRDPGQEYKDDIISGSQAAVAGGVTTCLCMANTNPVNDNASITRAMIEKAKNCGLIDLLPIAAISKGLSGNEIVEMGDLIEAGAVAFSDDGLPVTSSSVMRAALEYSSMFGSFCISHSEDCSLCRQGVMHEGKVSAILGLRGMAREKEEIAVSRDMLLAKLTKAHIHIAHVSSEYSLKIIEMGKKEGINITCEATPHHFSFSDDEILKNAYDTNFKMSPPLREISDVKAVREALKSGLIDVIATDHAPHHTDEKIVEFDKAPFGIIGLQTLVPLTLKLVNEGVISLERMVELTSTNAAKMLNLKDKGRLAEGMLADIAVIDPEIEYIYDEKINRSKSVNSPLFGKKLKGAATTTIKSGKIVYEFGK, encoded by the coding sequence ATGAAAATAGCAATAATTAACGGCACTATCGTAAATAGCGACGAGAAATTTAAGGCAAATATCCTAATAGAAAATGGCAAAATAGCCAAAATCGGAAGTGAGAAATTTGAGGCTGAAAAAGTCATCGACGCCACAAATAAGCTCGTAATGCCAGGACTTATCGACATGCACGTGCATTTTCGCGATCCTGGCCAAGAGTATAAAGATGACATCATCTCAGGCTCGCAAGCAGCCGTAGCTGGAGGAGTGACCACCTGCCTTTGCATGGCAAATACAAACCCAGTAAATGACAACGCCTCGATTACAAGAGCGATGATAGAAAAGGCTAAAAACTGCGGACTGATCGATCTTTTACCAATCGCAGCCATCAGCAAAGGACTTAGTGGCAACGAGATCGTCGAAATGGGCGATCTTATAGAGGCTGGCGCAGTTGCATTTAGTGACGATGGCTTACCAGTGACTAGCTCAAGCGTTATGAGAGCGGCGCTTGAGTACTCAAGCATGTTTGGTAGCTTTTGCATAAGCCACTCAGAGGACTGCTCGCTTTGCAGGCAGGGCGTCATGCACGAGGGTAAGGTCTCAGCCATACTTGGACTTCGCGGCATGGCGAGAGAGAAAGAGGAGATCGCAGTGAGCCGCGATATGCTGCTTGCAAAGCTCACTAAAGCGCACATCCACATCGCTCACGTAAGCTCGGAGTACTCGCTAAAGATCATCGAAATGGGTAAAAAAGAGGGCATAAACATCACTTGCGAGGCGACACCACATCACTTTAGCTTTAGCGACGATGAAATTTTGAAAAATGCTTACGATACAAATTTCAAAATGTCGCCGCCACTTCGTGAGATAAGCGACGTAAAAGCTGTAAGAGAGGCGCTAAAAAGCGGCCTTATAGACGTTATCGCCACCGATCATGCCCCACACCACACGGACGAAAAGATAGTGGAATTTGACAAGGCGCCATTTGGTATCATTGGACTTCAAACCCTTGTGCCACTTACGCTAAAGCTCGTAAATGAGGGCGTTATAAGCCTAGAGCGAATGGTGGAGCTAACTTCTACAAACGCAGCTAAAATGCTAAATTTAAAAGATAAGGGCAGACTTGCAGAGGGTATGCTAGCTGACATCGCGGTGATCGATCCTGAGATCGAGTACATTTATGATGAAAAGATAAACCGCTCAAAATCGGTAAATTCTCCGCTTTTTGGTAAAAAACTAAAGGGCGCAGCGACTACCACGATAAAAAGTGGCAAGATCGTTTATGAGTTTGGAAAATAA
- a CDS encoding aspartate carbamoyltransferase catalytic subunit has protein sequence MGYKHKDLIGTRELSKEEILYFLEAAKEFKELNLSQVKKNDYLRGKTTINAFYENSTRTRTSFEIAAKRLGADTINFSSSSSSVTKGESLNDTMNNMAAMRTDIIVLRHPSSGAAKFAADRTEASVVNAGDGTNEHPSQALLDLFTLREHGKILDKNLNVAIIGDIARSRVARSDIWAMKKFGINLKLFAPRMMMPKDAEVFESQICKNMEEACEGSDVIIMLRIQLERGGADVAFPSSREYSKFFGLNKNRIKLAKPDAIVLHPGPINRGVELNSDVADGAHSVILNQVENGVAIRMAILNTLAKNRG, from the coding sequence ATGGGCTACAAACATAAAGATTTGATAGGAACTAGAGAGCTTAGCAAGGAAGAAATTTTATATTTTTTAGAGGCGGCGAAAGAGTTTAAGGAGCTAAATTTAAGCCAAGTGAAAAAAAATGACTATCTTCGTGGAAAGACCACGATAAACGCATTTTATGAGAACTCGACTAGAACGAGGACATCCTTTGAAATTGCTGCAAAGAGACTTGGAGCTGATACGATAAATTTCAGCTCATCAAGCTCGAGTGTGACAAAGGGCGAAAGCTTAAATGATACGATGAATAACATGGCTGCTATGAGAACTGATATCATCGTGCTTCGTCACCCAAGCTCTGGAGCTGCGAAATTTGCAGCTGATAGGACAGAGGCTAGCGTCGTAAACGCAGGGGACGGCACAAATGAACATCCGAGTCAAGCTTTACTTGATCTTTTTACGTTAAGAGAGCATGGCAAAATTTTAGATAAAAACCTAAATGTGGCGATCATCGGCGACATCGCTAGAAGCCGCGTGGCAAGGTCTGACATCTGGGCGATGAAGAAATTTGGCATAAATTTAAAGCTCTTTGCGCCAAGGATGATGATGCCAAAAGATGCTGAGGTCTTTGAGTCTCAAATTTGCAAAAATATGGAAGAGGCTTGCGAGGGCAGTGATGTCATCATCATGCTTCGCATTCAGCTAGAGCGTGGCGGTGCGGACGTGGCGTTTCCAAGTTCGAGAGAGTACTCAAAATTCTTTGGACTAAACAAAAATAGGATAAAGCTAGCAAAGCCTGACGCGATCGTGCTGCACCCAGGACCGATAAATAGGGGCGTGGAGCTAAACTCAGACGTGGCTGATGGCGCGCACTCAGTCATACTAAATCAAGTAGAAAACGGCGTTGCTATAAGAATGGCGATACTAAATACGCTTGCAAAAAATAGGGGCTAA